The Eubacterium maltosivorans genome includes the window TCGTCCCGGGCCATGCATGCCAGCCTTTATGTGCTCAAGCCACTGCTCACAAGGGCTGTAAGCGGCCACAAGGGCAGGGTGGTCATCGGCACAGTGGCCGGGGATCTGCACGACATTGGCAAGAATATGGTCACCTGGAGCCTTCAGGGTGAGGGCTATGAGGTTGTCGATCTGGGCATCGATGTGCCGCCCGCCACCTTTGTGGCTGCCATTCGGGAGTGCCAGCCAGATATTTTAGCCATGTCCGCCCTGCTGACCACCACCATCGGCGAGATGCGCAATGTGATCCAGGAGGTGACCGATGAAGGCCTCCGGGACAAGGTGAAGATCATTGTGGGCGGCGGGCCTGTGACCCAGGACTTTGCCGACGAGGTGGGCGCCAACGGCTACGGCAAAGATATCTTTGGGGCTATCGATGTGGTCAACCAGCTTCTGGGCAGAGGCAGCGGCTATTTTGGGACAAGTGAGGTGTGAGAAATGTGTGAGAAAAAGCCAGAAATCATCCTGTTTACGGGATTTTTAGGCTCAGGAAAGACGACCATGCTGCTAAAAACCATTGAGCTGCTGGCAGCGGGAAATAAAAAATGCGCCATCATCGTCAATGAGATCGGCGAGGTGGGCATCGATAACCGGCAGATGCGCAAGCTGGGTTATGACGTGCTGGATCTGTTTGGCGGCTGTGTGTGCTGTACGCTGAAAGTGACCCTGGAGGCCACTATCAACCATCTGCTTACAGAATACGACGGCATCGACTATATTCTGTTTGAGCCATCTGGCATGGCCGACCCGGCCGGCATGTACCCGTCCATGGAAAACTGTGGTTACACGCCAGAGGATATCCGCAATGTGTTTATCTTTGATCCGCTGCGGGTGGATCTGTACCGGGTGCGGCTGAACAGCCTGCTAAAGAGCTCTCTGGAGCTGGCCCGGGCAGTGGTGATTAATAAGATTGACGAGGCCCCCGAGCACGCGGTGCGTGAGGCAGAGGGCATGATCCGGAATCTGGACGGCAGGATTCCGGTCTTTAAGATGGATGTCAGCGCCGGGCTGACACCAGCATTCAAGACATACTTAGTCCGTTAGACAGGAGAAAAAACAATGTATCAGAATGAGTTTATACCAGCGGTTTTCAAGCTTCAGTTTAAATCCGATGCCCCCATGACGCCCGAGGAGTGGGAGGAAATGATCGGCAGCCTCATGGGCGTGTACGCCAACCGCATATCAGAAAGAGAAAAGACCTTTATCGGCCATATCAAGGGCCTGGCGGAACTTTCGGACGCCGCCTTTATCAAGTTCAGCTGTGTCAACGCCCTGGCCGGCGTTCATCACGAGTATACGGGCGGCAGCGAAGCGTCGAGCCAGGTGAAAATGATCATCAATTCCCTGGTCAGCGGTGTTACTGCCGAGGAGAGCCGGAAGCTTTTAAACCTTTCCTGGCTGTTTATTGAGAAGGACTATCATCAGGTGGTTATGCGGGTGACAGAGGCCATCACCGAGGAAGCCCATGAGCATCACGATCACGACGGCGAAGTTTGCCCTGTCTGTCACGGGCATCACGATCATGGGCATGAACACCAGCATCACGACCATTAATCATGTCAACAAACTTTAACAATAAGAGGCAAAGCATTAAAAAGAGAACGGTTTAGTTGAAAGTTGAAAATGGAAAGTGGAAAGTTCAGGTACAAATCTGCCTTTGACAGATTTGATTGGATACGGCCTGCGGCCGTGATTTCAATCGCTTTTGCGTTAGCAAAGCGTTCCATAACCTTCAACTTTCAACCTTCAACCTTTAACCTGAACAGCCTCGTGTTTTATCTTTGTTCCTGACTTTTGAATTTATTAATCATGTAAAAAGGCTTTATTTTAAAAGAATAAGGCCTTTTTTTAGTATGATTTTAGCATAATAATTATAAAAAGCAAGATATTACCGAAAAGTATATAAATCGTCCAAAGACAGACAGCCCCGCAGGGTGTATGATAATAACATAAATAATTATTTAATAAGTCCCGCGGGGTGATCATGATGTATATTTTAAGGAAAGAGGAGTGTATTAAAGCGTTAAAGGATGTTTTAAAAAGGATATTTTAGGATTAGAGAGGCTTTTATGGAATTTAAAGTAATCACAAATCTGATGGCAAATTTGGAAGAAGAAAATCTGATGCTGGCGATTGATGAATTTTTAGCTTTAAATCCATCGAGGGAAGAAGGATTATATGTGATCGAAGCCTGCCGGCAGGGAACGGAGAAGGTCGGAACACTTTTTGAGGCTGGTGAGTACTTTGCCGGTGATTTATTACTGGCAGGCCAGCTTTTCAGAGAAGTGAAAAAGCGGCTGGAACCAGTAGTCGGCAGCGGACTGGATGACCTGAAGTCTGGTGCCATTGCCCTGGGCCCTGTTTATGGAGATGGACAGGAGGACGGAAATGAGATTTTCAGACGCCTGGTGGAAATGGCCGGGTTCATCGTCATCAACCCTTGTTGCAAAGGCTCCCTTCAGCATTCAACGAACTAAAAAGTGGAGGATACAAAAATGGCAAAGAAATTTGATAAATTGGCAATTAATCATCTGGATGATTTTATTTATGGCTCCTGCCCGAACCCTGTGACCACCAAGAGCGGCATGGTCATCGGCGGCGGCACCATCTATCCGGAAATTAACTTTACACTTCCAGGTATGGATGTAAACGATCAGACCATCGATAAGGCGCTGAGCATTTATTCCAATATCATCGACGGCGTGCTCAAGCGCGCGGCAGAGCTCTACGCGCCCGGCGTACTGGTCGAATTTGAAACCGTGCCGGACTTTACCGAGCACCCGAAATATGGCATCGACGCCAACCGCATTTTGTTAAACGGCATTAAGGAAGCGGCTGACAAGTACGGCCTCAAGGCAGCGCTGCGGACGACCCCCAACGACCTGCGCGAAATGAGCCGTCCTCCGGTAATGCGC containing:
- a CDS encoding cobalamin B12-binding domain-containing protein, whose translation is MDQIIMEIQQGLVDGDAEYVKGKTEAALAREISPEAIIKKALIPTMDKIGREFREGDIYIPDVLMSSRAMHASLYVLKPLLTRAVSGHKGRVVIGTVAGDLHDIGKNMVTWSLQGEGYEVVDLGIDVPPATFVAAIRECQPDILAMSALLTTTIGEMRNVIQEVTDEGLRDKVKIIVGGGPVTQDFADEVGANGYGKDIFGAIDVVNQLLGRGSGYFGTSEV
- a CDS encoding GTP-binding protein, whose translation is MCEKKPEIILFTGFLGSGKTTMLLKTIELLAAGNKKCAIIVNEIGEVGIDNRQMRKLGYDVLDLFGGCVCCTLKVTLEATINHLLTEYDGIDYILFEPSGMADPAGMYPSMENCGYTPEDIRNVFIFDPLRVDLYRVRLNSLLKSSLELARAVVINKIDEAPEHAVREAEGMIRNLDGRIPVFKMDVSAGLTPAFKTYLVR
- a CDS encoding B12-binding domain-containing protein: MEFKVITNLMANLEEENLMLAIDEFLALNPSREEGLYVIEACRQGTEKVGTLFEAGEYFAGDLLLAGQLFREVKKRLEPVVGSGLDDLKSGAIALGPVYGDGQEDGNEIFRRLVEMAGFIVINPCCKGSLQHSTN